The DNA sequence GCTCCGTTCCAGGCTATATTATCAAGCATAACATTTAGGAGTTATATTGTCAGTGTTAGAGCGAGAAAATTTAAATACATCATTGCAAACATTAGCTAGCGTCCAAGAAATATTAACTTGGATGGAAAACCTGTTTACTGAAAATAAGTTATTTTTCGGTCATGGAACGGATAATGCGTGGGATGAGGCGGTTGCGATTTTATTGTCAGTCTTAAAATTACCGATGGATTGTGATGAGAGTATTTTAAAAAATACAATAAGCCCACCACAAAAACAACAATTAATTGAGTGTATTTTATTACGGGTCAATCAACGCATTCCCAGCGCGTATTTAACTCATCGCGCTAATTTTGCTGGATTGGAATTTTATGTGGATGAACAGGTATTAATTCCACGATCGCCAATCGCTGAATTAATTGAAACACGATTTCATCCCTGGATTGCCTATGAAAATATTCATCACATTTTAGATATTGGAACAGGCAGTGGTTGCATTGCCTTAGCGTGCGCGTTTTATTGTATGAATGCGAGCGTAGTGGGCGTTGATATTTCTTCCCAAGCCTTAGCCATCGCAGAGCGCAATTCTCAACAATTAAATTTGAGCGAGCGAGTTACTTTTATCCAATCCGATTTATTCCAAAATTTACCTTCACAAAAATTTGATATTATTATTAGTAATCCTCCGTATGTGGATCAAGACGATATCAATAGCATGCCAGAAGAATATCATCACGAACCGCGCCTGGGATTAGCGGCTGGAATCGATGGCTTGCAATTTGCGATCCCGATTATTCAACAAGCCGCCCATTATTTAAGTGATCAGGGAATTTTAATTGTTGAAGTGGGGAATTCTCAATACGCTTTAGAACAGTATTTTCCGCAATTACCCTTTATTTGGCTCGAGTTCGAGCGCGGCGGCGAGGGCGTATTTTTATTAACTCGACAGGATTTAATTCAAGCAGGATTTTCAGCATGAGTGGCAATAGTTTTGGGCATATCGTAAAAATAACAACGTTTGGGGAAAGTCATGGACAAGCGCTGGGCGTGATTATCGATGGCGTGCCACCCGGTATTGCACTGGATGAAGCTGAAATTCAATTAGAATTAGATAGGCGAAAACCTGGCACCTCACGCTATACTACGCAACGACGAGAAAATGATAGTGTGGAAATTTTATCGGGTGTTTTTAATCATCAAAGCACAGGAACGCCGATTGCCCTAATGATTAAAAATACCGATCAACGTTCGAGTGATTATGAAGACATTCAATCAAAATTTCGCCCAGGTCATGGCGATTATGTGTATCAACAAAAATATGGGATCCGCGATTATCGCGGGGGCGGACGTGCTTCTGCGCGTGAAACGGTGGCACGTGTTGCCGCAGGTGCAATTGCAAAATTATTTTTAAAACAAAAAAATATTGTTATTCGCGGTGCGCTAGTACAAATGGGCGAAATTCTGTGCCCCGTAAAAAACTGGGAAAGCGTTAATCATAATCCATTTTTTTGTGGCGATGACAATAAAATTTCGGAATTAGAAAATTTAATTACCCAGTTGCGTCGTGAAGGTGATTCGATTGGAGCAAAAGTTTATGTGGAAGCCCTAAACGTTCCACCCGGATTGGGCGCGCCAGTGTTTGCAAAGCTAGATGCGGATATTGCTAGTGCGATGATGTCGATTAATGCAGTAAAAGCCGTGGAAATTGGTGATGGTTGGGATGCGATCACGGCTAAAGGCAGCGAATTTCGCGATGAAATGACACCGCAAGGATTTTTGAGTAATCATGCAGGCGGAATTTTAGCCGGCATTTCCAGTGGACAAACCATTCGCGTGAGCCTCGCCCTAAAACCCACTTCCAGTATTTTAAAACCCGCGAAAACCATTGATATCGATGGGAATGCCACCGACATTGTTACCAAAGGTCGTCATGATCCGTGTGTGGGCATTCGGGCAACGCCAATAGCCGAAGCAATGTTAGCATTAGTCTTAATGGATCATTTTTTACTGCATCGCGCGCAAAATGCGGAAGTAGCACTCAAGACGCCGAGGATTTGAGAAATTAAACTCTATATTTAGTCATATCGTTCCTTTATCGCACAGAAAAATCAAACCGATACATTGTTAATTTATCATTGAATCTTTAACCACTACATTTATGTAGTGAGTTTAACTGTTCTTAATTGTTTTGTTTTGTTTGTTTAGTATTGAGGGGTTGCATTTCAGTTCCTTCATCTTGTGGTGTATTGTCTGTTGGTGAGTTGTTGAAAATAGAATTCCAATTATAAGTATTATTGTTATAATTGCTACTGCTACTGCTACTGCTACTGCTACTGCTACTGCTACTGCTATTAATTATACTAGTATTGTTTGTTGCAGGAATTTGCTTTTCTAAATCAAAGATTGTAACCACTGCACCTACAGCTTTTAAAAATGATTTTACAGAATCACTGCCACCAAACAGTCCATCCCGTGGTGTATGAAAAATTCTGTGTACTACAGTATTCTTATTTTCAAGGTTACTAATAAATTGCTTTATATAATGGTATTGCAATTGCTTCTGAGTATTAGTGCCCTGTACAACAAAAGGGATAAGTGATTTTCCTAAGTCTAGTATAAGAGCTTTATTTTTAATTATTAATTTTTGTGTTATTTTTAAATTATTATCTTGCTCTGTGGTTAAATTCGGATTGTGATGATTACTCGCTAAATTTGGCATATCCATCACGATTAAATAAAAAACTGTATAAAAAGGTTCTTCTCTGGCGGTGTCTTTTTTAGCTAGCAATCGCTGAATAACCAAATCAAACACATTTGCGTTGGTAACAACGCTTGAACTATTTTCTGAAGATGCCGAATGAGCAGAGCTAGAAGACGAAGATGAAGACGAAGATGAAGTCGAGGACGAATTATTATTCACTGTTGGAGCGGTGGGCTGAGAAAGATAGCGAGGAATTCGCAAATGCGTGGGTATATTCTCTAATCCAACTTTGTTGGTATATTCTATATGAGCAGTTAACGCATCGATTTCCTGGTGGGTCATACTTTCTTTGAGTCTTTTGAGTAAATATTCAAGCATGGGATGCAGTTCATCTGAGCCCGATTGAAAAATACTTAAAAAACTCTGCCAAACTGGTTTATGTCCTGAAGTAAGATTGCAAGGTTGGATGTGCGTAATCGCGAGGTACGTGAGGAATCGCCAGTGGGGTAAATAGTTGTCTATATACGTTTTCAATATGCGATCATTCGAATAGCTGCATTCGAGCTGTTCATCGTATAATTTTGGCATAAGAATTTTTAAAAACTCTAATAGAGAAGAATTACTTTCATAGACCGCATGAATGCACAAATTTAAGAAGAAATGCTGTTCATCAGATAGGCGTGATTGGATTGCTGTAGTTATGGGAAAAGTATTTAGAACCTCATTGCGTTGATTACTATTAAAGGAATGCAGGTTCCAGAGACATAAAATTGGAATAACAAAGTTTTTTGACACCCAATAGTTTTGAAAAAAATCACACAAATAAAACAGTATACCATTACTAAGCGGTTCAAATTTTTGCCATAGAGAACCCATATTAATTCGTGGAGGCAGGGCAAGTCCATTTATTAATTGTTCTAAGTAATATTGTATCGATTCCTGACTGCAAGACACTTGAACTAAACTATTATAAACCTGATTATTTTCTAACGCAGTTCCTACAATATATCGAATCGCCGATTCTTCGACTAATTTATCAGCAGGGTTTAGATCTGGAACATGATAATTTAATGCCTTCAGTGTGTTGTTGGTATTTGCTAAACAAGTGGGAGCGATCTCACAAGGTAGCACATTTCTTGGCGTTTGGTTGGGAAGATTGCTTGTAGCTAACATCACTTCATAAAGTCTATCATGAAGCAGAGCAGTTTGGGGTGAAGTTATTCGATTGAGTTCGGCATAAATTTTATGCGCTTGGATTTTACCTTTTCTAGCCGCTATCGCAGACCAAAATTTGCCATTATCCAGTAATCGTTGACGAATAACGGCAATGGGATCAGCCGGAATTGTTTGGTATCCACGAAAAAGAGTAAAATGAGTATGTGATTGTGTTAATTGTGGGTTCGGTACTTGACGATTATGTCGTTCTAAATCTTCTAACGCCAATACACCAATAAAATATTGAGCTTCCACAATGTGTGCTTCAGCAGCTTTTTTCGCGTAGTCGAGTATTTTTGCGATATTTTCATAATAATTGCCTGAATTAAAATCAGCTTTATTTTGATAATATAATGTTAACGCTAAGTGATAATTGGCAATAATATAACCCTTGGAAATTGCCTCATTAAAATAATTACTCGCTGTCACTAGTAACTGTGTTTTATCAGAGTTAGCAGGGTTATCATCTGAATTTTTAGCCTGTAAAAAATGATATTGACCTAGTTTATCAGAATACCGAACGTAACGCTTGGCAGTTACTTCATAAAAAGGTAAAAAGCATGATGGTTTATTTGGATCTAGTCTTTTGTTAACACTGCCAATTGTGGCTGCAGCACAAATAAGACCTTGCTTATAAGCAATAAAAAACTCATTAAGAGCCAATTCATTATTATCTTTTGTCAAATAACGCAGGCCAAGAAAGTAAGTAATGATACTATTATCTTCACATATTCTTTTAGCAGTACGCAAGATTTCTATGGCGAGATCTAAACGATAGTGATTCCATTCTACGTCCGCATATTTTTTATTATCAAATTGATTTTGCTCGTCTAGGATTGAAGATGAAGATGAAGATGAAGATGAAGATGAAGATGAAGATGTAATACTGTTAGGTAAACCATTTTGGTTTTGATCACGCTCATCATCATTCGATGGATACTGATTTTTAATAAGAGTTAAACACTTTTCAGCTTCAGCAATTCCCAGATTTATACATTCAGAACCTTGGGTATTTTTTTCATTTATTTCGGTTAAAAAATAAATATTTAGTAATAATATGATGCTGGCATGCCACTTTTCGGTTTTATTATTTTTAGGGGTTTTCTCAACTTTCGTGTTTATTTTTGTTAATTCAACTACAAATTTATTTTGTAAAGTATCTGGATAATCATTTATTAAATCAAATAGGGTTGAGATTTCGTCATAGAGCTGATTAACATT is a window from the Legionellales bacterium genome containing:
- the prmB gene encoding 50S ribosomal protein L3 N(5)-glutamine methyltransferase, whose product is MSVLERENLNTSLQTLASVQEILTWMENLFTENKLFFGHGTDNAWDEAVAILLSVLKLPMDCDESILKNTISPPQKQQLIECILLRVNQRIPSAYLTHRANFAGLEFYVDEQVLIPRSPIAELIETRFHPWIAYENIHHILDIGTGSGCIALACAFYCMNASVVGVDISSQALAIAERNSQQLNLSERVTFIQSDLFQNLPSQKFDIIISNPPYVDQDDINSMPEEYHHEPRLGLAAGIDGLQFAIPIIQQAAHYLSDQGILIVEVGNSQYALEQYFPQLPFIWLEFERGGEGVFLLTRQDLIQAGFSA
- the aroC gene encoding chorismate synthase, coding for MSGNSFGHIVKITTFGESHGQALGVIIDGVPPGIALDEAEIQLELDRRKPGTSRYTTQRRENDSVEILSGVFNHQSTGTPIALMIKNTDQRSSDYEDIQSKFRPGHGDYVYQQKYGIRDYRGGGRASARETVARVAAGAIAKLFLKQKNIVIRGALVQMGEILCPVKNWESVNHNPFFCGDDNKISELENLITQLRREGDSIGAKVYVEALNVPPGLGAPVFAKLDADIASAMMSINAVKAVEIGDGWDAITAKGSEFRDEMTPQGFLSNHAGGILAGISSGQTIRVSLALKPTSSILKPAKTIDIDGNATDIVTKGRHDPCVGIRATPIAEAMLALVLMDHFLLHRAQNAEVALKTPRI